The genomic interval ctccgtagagaggacctgctcctggtgtaaatataaagtatttaaacataaaagggcccattccagggtaaagaaaacatttggtacaatttagatgaaacacttgtgaaaacatcactaggattattttatattcaatttctgtcaatagatccctttcacctaaatcttacacactgaacctttaagtttaaGAAGCTTTTTATTAATAACTTGTGCAAGGCTGCCAAAATACTATACTACCTAATCTGTAATGTTGAAACTAAAGTTGGTTTACCTGGTTTCATCTGCTGGATAAACTCTTGCATGCCTGTGAGTTTACAACAAATGCAGCACACAATTAATCTAAAATATTATCAAAGCCAAAGTGTTGAGAATAATCAGAAGCACGATGGCCCCATAAATCACAAGTTTCACACTTGCATCGACCTGAAACACTGTCGTTGCTTGTGCCACAACAAATACTTAAGAGTAACTCCAACTTTACAACAATATTTAAACAGAAGCATCCGAATATCTCTCCATTGCATAGATATGAATTCTCCTGACAGGTAAAACCACAAAGCCAAACAACGCCGAAATGTAACTGCTCAGTTTCAACTCTTCCATTCACAAAACTTCTGACCAACAAGTGATGAGGGAAAGGTCAGCATATTCCAGAACCAGTAAGATCCTCCGCGAAATACAATTGCTAATTACATCAATACAGTGGATTGTTCTCAGAGATAAAGATCATGAATAACTGACGTCCTGATGTCATGGAATAAGACACTGCGCCGTTAAAATCCACCAGGTTTCCCATTTGGTCTGTCACATTTCCTCTCACGGGACTAGATAAGGGTTTCTCCTGCAGACAGTGGAAGCAGAGTACATAGAGTGCACGGCTGCGGAGCTGTCCCATTCTTACCCTGATGTCTGTTTATTCGACTTCGCTTGTTGCCTCTGAGATATTTTAAGTTCCATTGTGGTGCTTCAGCCTCTTTGTGGAAATTCCTCACGGGTTTGTTTTCATGGCTATTAATTTTAATGGCTGAATGAAAAACTACTCATTCTTCAGTCAGGCTGAAGCTACTACTTGTCGGTCTGATGAGACACATATTTACAAACAGGATTTCTATCAAGTCAGCTCACAGACACTTAACAGTGCTGCGCTAACTAAATAAAAACCACGACTGTGGCAGCTTGAATTAGTGTTTTAAAATCATAATCATGTAATCACGTAATCATGGTTGTGAaaattggtttgttttgtttatttctcttggGGCGAAATAAAGCTTTCTCAAAATATGCATCTTCAGCTCAGTCAACGAGGAGCAGCACTAGCGCACTCTGCTGGCATACACATGGAAGTGTTTCACTACATGTAGACACAGTTACATTTAGTTTACAGAAACAAATTTGGGTTGAATCTTTTAGCTGACAACCAGAAAATGAAGACATCATTTGCCAAATCTTGccttttcatttctcctgcCAGCATATGCTGTTAGCAGTGGTGTATGGCTGCGGTGAATCGCTGCTGTAAACGGCCTCCAAGGCTTCAGAGtaatcaaaaaataaatcctcacaTCAAGggactttaaatgtgtttaggAGGCTCCATGCATAAATCTGTAGAGCCAATGCTGTAGCAGGCTATTCATGCCTTTGAGCTATGCATTTTTCACTGAAGGAttagaaacaagaaaaacaatacgTGATAAATGCTTTATTGGACAACTCCCCAGCTCTCAGCAGTCCCTGTACCCACCTAATAGTCAAGTCGTGAAAATGCTCTtcagtgactgactgacagatgaCCCGTCCAATGGGAGGGTGGCAGGGTGTGAAGAGGCCCGACTGTTGTGTCCGCCTCATGCGTcgtttctgtcacacacacacacacacacacaaactagtTCAGTGACATAGGCTTCACATCCATATACGTTGCTATGGCTGTCATCTGCATTCAGCACAACTGGTAAAAATGACGTCAAAAACGTGTAAAGTTCATGGGAAAACCTTTATGGGGTGGAGTCGTGAGGACAGTGTAGCCAATGTTCCCCACTCCAGTCTGTCTCAAGCAGTCGTCAGAGTCACAGCATTCGCACAGAGCCTGGTCCCCCTCTGTGGCACGCCACCTGAGTGACAGAGGGACATCCGGATAATACCTAGATGCATTTATATCAGTGGATCTTAAGATAAGACTAGTGCTGCACAATTTGGTGTACAAAAGACTTATTGCGATTATTGTGGACGATATTGCAATTgcaatataatacattttttgcagGAGTGCTTGGTTATCAAAGAAAATGCACAGTTGCTGATTATGTTTAACGCATATTTCTTGAACATCCATCATAACATGTATGAGGTCAAAGTATTTTTGCCAAGTGACAAAACGGAATGAACAGAAAAACCATGATGACAGTTCTTTACTGGTCTGGAGAGAGTGCACACCGCAATGAGTCCAATATAAGACAGGCTTTGTACAGACAATTGCAAGTTCACTCAACAATGGAGCGTACaagtgttgcattatgggttgCAAGGCCGGTGAGTATTTTCAAGTCTGTCTATAGTGACTGTTTCAGAGATAGTTAATTTCGGCTGCAGGAGTCTCTGCTTGCTGCTGTCACATGTTCAGCTGCTACAGAGGAAATAAACCCATTAAGAGGGAAAACTAATTTTTAGCGCAGAAATAAACCAGAAAGAGAAAATCGATCACACAGCCACTGATTCTGTCGCAGACGATGAGCTCAGCAGGACTGGAGAGTGACGATTGTTTATATCTGCACagaattaaacattaaatcGCAGCTTTGTGTGCTTATATAACTGCACGGGCTATTGATGAACATTAGATTAATCGTGCAGCACTAGTTCAGACCAAAGCATGACGAACTGATTCAACACTGAACGTCACTAGATGCAGCCTAACCTGAATGTGGGCCTGTGGAAGAAGCAGGCTTTGTTCAGGTGGCTCTGGGAGTTTGGTTTCGGAGTGGCCCtcaggtggcagctgatgaacATCTTGAAGAACAAAGCCAAATGAATAAAAGTACATTTGATCCAGTATTGATTTCAGCAATGTGATAAATACACTTGTGCGTGATTAATCATAATGCAACTGAAAAGTGCTTGGCTGACAATGCACTGCTGTAGGATGAGTTCAAAAATAAGAGCGATGAATTCCACAAATAGCATCTTTGTGCGAATATGGTTCCTCCAGTGTCAATTGTCATTTGGAAAATAATAACGCGACAACTGCCCAATGAGGTGTTGTTACCTGTTCCCCAGAATCCTGCTTGAAGTGGAAGGCTTGGACACTGAAGCACAACCGGTTTTCTTGCTCCCGCAGGAGGAATTTAGATGAAGACCCTGGTAATACACTGTCTACAAGACATCTGGAATGATGGAGAAACACATCTCATTTAGACATGATGATACCAACAGAGCTTTGCTTCCAAGCTGGTCCGAAACACTGAAAGATGATCATACTTGGCTGAGGATTCCACTCATTAGATTCAATGTGACATTTGAATTCTTGGATTGAGCActtttgttacctctgccaaagaggaTTATGTTTTAATCTACAATTGTGTGTTAATCTAttatttagcagcattacacaaaaactacaggacgggctgccacaaaacttggtggaaggatgcagaatAAAATTCTGTtattcgtggatcttgatggaaaaaaacccTGTTTTAGGGGATTGATATCTGTGTGCGTGAGCAaatttgtgcagatccaaataaaattcaTGATCTGGTGAATTGAAAAATGatttcatcaggggactgttgggcttaGGCGTAGGTATGCGCTCTACAGAGAACCATTTTAGTTGTGTTGAGTTTAGTACTTTGAACCAGACACAAATGCATAGAATTTTGTTGAGGTTTTTGGAGCCAGAAGGACCGACTGACCCATAATTGGTGATAAACCTGTAGCTTGGCGAGGAGAGAGGGTCAGGCTTCAGTGTAGCAACACAGTAGTCCACATATACAGTGAGTAGAGGATGCAGCGGCGCCTCCACACTGGCCTCCAAAAACACTGCTTCCCCCTGCTGGTACACTGAGGAACTACGTAGAGAGTTGCAGTCATCTGTGTAAGGacataactttttttatttttagtcgGTTTcaatttcatattattttgaaagaaatattGACAGAGAAATCCTCCACTGATAGTCAAACTTCAGTGAGATAGAGTTTTCACCTGCCATGGTACGAAGGGAGAAGTGCAGAAGGCCAAATACACCGATAGTGGATGTCATGGGTTGCCAGGTTGGGGTTAATGCGTCTGCATTCACTGTCTGCTTTCTGTGCttacaaaaaaacaaggcaCGGGTCATACAGTTAAAGTGCTGATGGCAGCTTATTACATCCCTTAACATTGCTCCAATCCAGTGGTTCCCAAGGGCACAGGGTATATCgtagaaacagaaaagaggaaaatggacGGATTA from Hippoglossus stenolepis isolate QCI-W04-F060 chromosome 23, HSTE1.2, whole genome shotgun sequence carries:
- the LOC118102866 gene encoding zona pellucida sperm-binding protein 3 isoform X3, yielding MRLQPSVANHAACVKMAVLLQFTGLHLDFLAVALSVSASSFAMGTRDSSRLEIRCGEAEVRVTVQRRLLEERRVPFRREHLRLGAKPTRGQEASCGPRGLMTGEAAVISAGLRDCGAESRTVNADALTPTWQPMTSTIGVFGLLHFSLRTMADDCNSLRSSSVYQQGEAVFLEASVEAPLHPLLTVYVDYCVATLKPDPLSSPSYRFITNYGCLVDSVLPGSSSKFLLREQENRLCFSVQAFHFKQDSGEQMFISCHLRATPKPNSQSHLNKACFFHRPTFRWRATEGDQALCECCDSDDCLRQTGVGNIGYTVLTTPPHKETTHEADTTVGPLHTLPPSHWTGHLSVSH
- the LOC118102866 gene encoding zona pellucida sperm-binding protein 3 isoform X1, with the translated sequence MRLQPSVANHAACVKMAVLLQFTGLHLDFLAVALSVSASSFAMGTRDSSRLEIRCGEAEVRVTVQRRLLEERRVPFRREHLRLGAKPTRGQEASCGPRGLMTGEAAVISAGLRDCGAESRVHGEWLVYSNQLFLFPAVISTSSGSVIVRAATTIIPVECHYNRKQTVNADALTPTWQPMTSTIGVFGLLHFSLRTMADDCNSLRSSSVYQQGEAVFLEASVEAPLHPLLTVYVDYCVATLKPDPLSSPSYRFITNYGCLVDSVLPGSSSKFLLREQENRLCFSVQAFHFKQDSGEQMFISCHLRATPKPNSQSHLNKACFFHRPTFRWRATEGDQALCECCDSDDCLRQTGVGNIGYTVLTTPPHKETTHEADTTVGPLHTLPPSHWTGHLSVSH
- the LOC118102866 gene encoding zona pellucida sperm-binding protein 3 isoform X2, coding for MRLQPSVANHAACVKMAVLLQFTGLHLDFLAVALSVSASSFAMGTRDSSRLEIRCGEAEVRVTVQRRLLEERRVPFRREHLRLGAKPTRGQEASCGPRGLMTGEAAVISAGLRDCGAESRVHDSECRRINPNLATHDIHYRCIWPSALLPSYHDDCNSLRSSSVYQQGEAVFLEASVEAPLHPLLTVYVDYCVATLKPDPLSSPSYRFITNYGCLVDSVLPGSSSKFLLREQENRLCFSVQAFHFKQDSGEQMFISCHLRATPKPNSQSHLNKACFFHRPTFRWRATEGDQALCECCDSDDCLRQTGVGNIGYTVLTTPPHKETTHEADTTVGPLHTLPPSHWTGHLSVSH